The Anaerotignum propionicum DSM 1682 sequence TGATGAAAAAGTATGGTGTTTATGTTGTAGTTGGCTACGGGATGTTGTTCGCGGGCATTATTATGGTGCCTTTTGTTCGTCCTTGGAATTATCCAATCTTGTGGGATTTAGGAACCATTCTGGGGGTTTTAGGGGTGGTTGTGATTGGTACAGCAGTAGCTTTTTCTCTATTTTTAAAAGGTGTTAGCCTGGTTGGCCCATTTATGGGGAGCCTTTTGGGCAGTATAGAGCCTGTGACGGCAATTGTGGTATCTGTACTGTTCCTTGGTTCGGTGTTTCATCCTGTTGAGTTGGTTGGATTTATACTGATTTTGGGCACGGTATTCGGATTATCTTTTTATTCCGGGAAAGAAGAAAAGGAAATGATTGCCCGTGAGACGGAGAAGGTTTACGAAGTAGATTAAAAAATCTAAAAATAATGTCTATAAAATCTGCTTCAAAAAAATTCCAAAGGCTAGTAACAACCTGACAAAAGAAGAGGTTGTGTAAAAAAAGCCCATTGCAAGGTGATTCCTACGCCTGCAGTGGGCTTTCGTATCAATAGATGTCTTATTTTGCATTACAGCCGGGAGCAGCCGCAGAGGACGCAGGAGCCACGGCAGGGCGGTCGTAATAAGGGCTTTTCTCTGATACGGAAAGGGGTACACCATAGCCTAAGAAGACCTTTTCTGAAAAAAGTCCTAAAGATAATGCTGCTTTTCCGGCGGAAAACATAATTCTGTTGTCGATATGATGTGCTGCCGCCACGGATACGGCAGAGCCCATGGCAATGCCTAAATCACCTACGGCAAAGGCGCAATGGGCGCCGCTTTTATTGGCACCGAAGCAGTCTCCTGCGCCACAGTAATTACAGTAAGGCAAACCTCTATAGGTTTCCTGTGCCCCAAAGAGAACAACGCAGGCAGATAATTCTACGTTTTCTGCATCTCTTATATAAAAAGGTTGACGGGTTTCCTCCCCGATTTTTCTCATTTCTGCCGCAAGGGCATCCTTATCCGTTCCATCAATAATGAGGGATTCCATGCTGTCTCTGCCACAACCCTTGGGCGCTGTTTTTGCCGCTGCAATCATGAGGGAAGCTACGGTTTCAATTGCTCTTAGTTGAAGCTTTTCACCACTGTATTTCATCTTATGTTCCTCCTTTTCCTTTTGTAAACTGAATTCACTATTCATTATACAGTATGTTTAATAAAAGATGCAATATCGTAGAGGAAATTGCATTGATAAAAAGAGTGCGTGATTTGCATATTTATGGTATAATTTTATATTAAAGGCAAACAGTGGTTCGTAAATTTTGTTTCAAAGATAGATGAGGTGAGTAATTTGGCAGAGCAGAAGAAAACAGCAAGAAAAAGCGGTACAGGTACAACAAAGGCCCCCGCAAAATCTACTGCCGTGAAAAAAAATACAAATGGAAAGTCCAGTTCAGGGAAAAGTGGTTCCCCAAAAAGCCAGCATAAGGGCAATGCTAAGGTAATAGAGAATGATAGCCGTTTTGGGGACAGCATTCTGGACGAGGTAATCCTAATTATAATTATGTTAATTTCCCTAGTGGCTGAAATCAGCGTGCTTACTGAAAAAATGGGAGTCATTGGGCATTTGTTTAGCAGTTTATTTAAGGGGCTATTTGGCTTTGCAGGAGTGCTATTGCCGTTATGTATTATTATCTATTGTGGATGGCTTTTGGCAAGTGAAGAGAGAAAAATGCCTGTGGTTCGTGGACTTGGTGGCCTGTTGTTTCTTCTTTGTGTTGCTGCAGGGGTACATTTGATACATCCCATTGAAGCTACTGCCAATTTGAAATTTTTCCAGAAAGTAGCTTTTTACTACGGAGAAGGTGCTATGGGCAACGGCGGTTTGCTGGGAGGGGCACTGGGCGGTCTTTTATATGGCGCTTTTGATACCTTGGGCAGCACTTTAGTGTTGATTGCCCTTTTGATTATTTCGTTGATTATGACAACGGGGAAATCCTTTTTTCAGGCTGTTTCTGACTATTCAGCTCACCAAAAGGCAATGCAAAAGGTAAGATATGAGAAAATAAAAAGCAGAGCGGAACAAATTCGTTTAATGGAGCAGGCGGAGGCGGAAAAGCGGGAACGCC is a genomic window containing:
- a CDS encoding ferredoxin domain-containing protein — encoded protein: MKYSGEKLQLRAIETVASLMIAAAKTAPKGCGRDSMESLIIDGTDKDALAAEMRKIGEETRQPFYIRDAENVELSACVVLFGAQETYRGLPYCNYCGAGDCFGANKSGAHCAFAVGDLGIAMGSAVSVAAAHHIDNRIMFSAGKAALSLGLFSEKVFLGYGVPLSVSEKSPYYDRPAVAPASSAAAPGCNAK